A portion of the Bacillus thuringiensis genome contains these proteins:
- a CDS encoding biotin transporter BioY, with product MRRLHVLDLALAAMFVALMAIGANIVSWAPFLQVAGIPLSMQPFFAILAGLLLGSRLGALSMAVYMLVGVAGAPIFANFKAGFGALLDPTGGFIIAFIIVAYVSGKLVEQKERPTFITFAIASFTGIILTYIIGTTYMYGAVNLFMGGNMSYKAAWMIMMWFAVKDIAFTIIGAIIAPRIYYAVRRSAYQHSHSTIS from the coding sequence ATGAGGAGATTACATGTTTTAGATTTAGCATTAGCTGCCATGTTCGTTGCTCTTATGGCCATCGGTGCAAATATTGTATCTTGGGCACCATTCCTTCAAGTAGCGGGCATCCCATTATCTATGCAACCATTTTTCGCAATTTTAGCAGGTCTTCTTCTTGGAAGTAGACTTGGTGCTTTATCCATGGCTGTTTATATGCTCGTTGGCGTAGCAGGCGCACCAATCTTCGCTAACTTCAAAGCTGGATTTGGAGCACTTTTAGATCCTACTGGTGGTTTTATTATCGCATTTATTATCGTTGCTTACGTATCAGGAAAATTAGTAGAACAAAAAGAAAGACCAACATTCATTACATTTGCAATTGCCTCTTTCACAGGAATTATTTTAACTTATATAATCGGTACTACTTACATGTACGGGGCAGTCAATCTCTTTATGGGCGGTAATATGAGTTATAAAGCTGCTTGGATGATTATGATGTGGTTCGCAGTAAAAGATATTGCATTTACAATTATCGGTGCTATTATCGCACCTCGCATATACTATGCTGTGCGTCGTTCTGCTTATCAGCATTCTCATTCGACGATTTCATAA
- a CDS encoding DUF3298 and DUF4163 domain-containing protein, translating to MKQKFCILLLMFSLLTIVPNCAITAKASNLTIDVKTVTQKGKKPYIEYQINRPSFHNFSDSTFLNKLNLYYKKSTDKFKNKLEKEAKKYYKETEGSSTPFHPYVANVDYKISLNKPPFLSLYVNYYQYTGGAHGLYAWKANTFDLNEKKLLHLDDLFQQKDKYKDVIRAEIVRQIKQNESIYFPDATEKVMSMKKFHFFLEPDNLVIYFPLYEIAPYSSGIPQFRIPYTLLRDYLKPSYQNILIDNK from the coding sequence ATGAAACAGAAATTTTGTATATTACTGCTTATGTTCTCCTTGCTGACTATTGTACCAAATTGTGCAATAACAGCCAAAGCATCTAACCTGACAATCGATGTTAAGACTGTAACGCAAAAAGGTAAGAAACCTTATATAGAATATCAAATAAATAGGCCTTCTTTTCACAACTTTTCTGACTCTACATTTCTAAATAAGCTCAATTTATACTACAAAAAATCCACTGACAAATTTAAAAACAAATTAGAAAAAGAAGCAAAAAAATATTATAAAGAAACAGAAGGATCTAGTACACCATTTCATCCGTACGTAGCTAATGTTGATTATAAAATCTCTTTAAACAAACCACCTTTTCTTAGCCTATATGTGAATTACTATCAATATACTGGCGGAGCACACGGTCTTTATGCGTGGAAGGCAAATACATTTGATTTAAACGAAAAAAAGCTACTGCACTTAGACGATTTATTTCAACAAAAAGATAAATATAAAGATGTAATCCGTGCAGAGATTGTAAGACAAATTAAACAAAATGAAAGTATTTATTTTCCTGATGCGACTGAAAAGGTAATGAGTATGAAAAAGTTTCACTTCTTTTTAGAGCCAGACAATCTCGTCATTTATTTCCCTTTATATGAGATTGCTCCGTATTCAAGTGGAATTCCGCAATTCCGTATTCCATATACATTACTAAGGGACTATTTAAAGCCTTCTTATCAAAATATTTTGATTGACAACAAGTAA
- the cdaS gene encoding sporulation-specific diadenylate cyclase CdaS has translation MHEWGLSEELKIQTKQMIEIAEKELSIMRNAIDKEDECILCKMEDIHHMLANVQTLAATYYIQAYLSPYTESSSFITTAIQHLSARKHGALIVVERNETLEAFIQTGTTLNAHLTAPLLESIFYPGNPLHDGAVLVKNNHIVSAANILPLTKSTEVDPELGTRHRAAIGLSEKSDALILVVSEETGRTSFALNGVLYTISL, from the coding sequence ATGCACGAATGGGGCTTGTCAGAAGAGCTCAAAATACAAACAAAGCAAATGATTGAAATTGCTGAAAAAGAACTATCGATTATGAGGAACGCAATCGATAAAGAAGACGAATGTATTTTATGCAAAATGGAAGATATTCATCATATGTTAGCAAATGTGCAAACATTGGCAGCTACATACTATATTCAGGCATATTTATCACCTTATACGGAAAGTTCATCTTTTATTACGACAGCTATCCAACATTTAAGCGCTAGAAAACATGGTGCTCTTATCGTTGTGGAACGAAATGAGACGCTTGAAGCTTTCATTCAAACTGGAACGACATTAAACGCTCATTTAACTGCGCCATTACTCGAATCAATATTTTACCCAGGTAACCCTCTTCATGACGGTGCCGTTCTCGTAAAAAATAATCATATAGTCTCAGCTGCTAATATTCTTCCTTTAACGAAAAGTACAGAAGTTGATCCTGAGCTAGGAACACGTCACAGAGCTGCAATAGGCTTATCAGAAAAGAGTGATGCACTTATATTAGTTGTCTCTGAAGAAAC
- a CDS encoding hotdog fold thioesterase, which yields MAKTLMDSLGIELLEMTEDKVVATMPVDERTHQPFGFLHGGASVALAETVASVGSYNLIDQEKCICFGLEINANHIRSKKDGIVTAIGTPIHRGQSTMVWDIRIIDENDDLLCISRCTVAIKEKREK from the coding sequence ATGGCAAAAACTTTAATGGATTCACTTGGAATTGAGTTGTTAGAGATGACAGAAGATAAGGTGGTTGCTACGATGCCTGTTGATGAGCGTACGCATCAGCCATTTGGATTTTTACATGGCGGTGCATCGGTTGCATTAGCGGAAACAGTGGCAAGTGTTGGTTCATACAATTTAATTGATCAAGAAAAATGTATTTGTTTCGGATTAGAAATTAATGCAAACCACATTCGATCAAAGAAAGATGGAATTGTAACAGCGATTGGAACACCAATACATAGAGGACAATCGACAATGGTTTGGGATATTCGCATTATTGATGAAAATGATGATTTACTATGTATATCAAGATGTACAGTAGCAATTAAAGAAAAACGTGAAAAGTAA
- a CDS encoding phospho-sugar mutase, with amino-acid sequence MNWKQEFDRWLSYAQLDAELKEQLENMKQDEKKIEDSFYKNLEFGTGGMRGELGAGTNRLNVYTVRKATKGLASFIEKLGEEAKKRGVVVAYDSRHKSPEFAMEVAATLGARGITTYVFESLRPTPVLSFAVRHLHTVSGIVLTASHNPPEYNGYKVYGEDGGQLPPKEADELISYVNAVEDELTVEVADVEQLKVDGLLHIIGQEVDDAYAAELNNVIINKEMVQKVGKDLKIVFTPLHGTSNISVRRGLKEVGFTDVTVVKEQELPDPNFSTVKSPNPEEHAAFEYAIRDGEKVGADVLIATDPDADRLGVAVRNHNGEFQVLTGNQTGALMLDYLLSQKKENGTLPENGVVLKTIVTSEIGRTIAKAYGLDTVDTLTGFKFIGEKIRQYEESGQYEFQFGYEESYGYLIRPFCRDKDAVQSVLFACEVAAYYKSQGKTLYDGLLEVFEKYGFFREDLVSLTLKGKDGAEQIQEMMATFRENPPKEVAGLTVVAVEDYKASIVTSLQDGHKEEIHLPKSNVLKYQLEDGSWFCLRPSGTEPKIKFYFGVQDSSLQNSEQKLLTIKEDIMNRL; translated from the coding sequence ATGAATTGGAAACAAGAATTTGATCGCTGGCTTTCTTACGCGCAATTAGATGCAGAATTAAAAGAACAGCTAGAAAACATGAAGCAAGATGAGAAGAAAATCGAGGATAGCTTTTATAAAAATCTAGAGTTCGGCACAGGTGGTATGCGTGGTGAACTTGGTGCTGGTACGAACCGCTTAAACGTATATACAGTTCGTAAAGCAACAAAAGGATTAGCAAGCTTTATTGAAAAGTTAGGTGAGGAAGCGAAAAAACGAGGTGTTGTTGTAGCCTATGATTCTCGACATAAATCACCTGAGTTCGCAATGGAAGTCGCTGCTACACTTGGTGCACGTGGTATCACAACATATGTGTTTGAAAGCTTACGTCCAACGCCAGTGCTTTCTTTCGCAGTTCGTCATTTACATACAGTAAGTGGAATCGTTCTTACGGCAAGCCATAATCCGCCTGAATATAACGGATATAAAGTATACGGTGAAGATGGTGGACAGTTGCCTCCAAAAGAGGCAGATGAGTTAATTAGCTACGTAAACGCAGTAGAAGATGAATTAACAGTTGAAGTCGCTGATGTAGAGCAATTAAAAGTTGACGGTTTATTACATATTATTGGACAAGAAGTAGATGATGCATATGCTGCAGAATTGAACAATGTCATCATTAATAAAGAAATGGTACAAAAGGTTGGTAAAGACTTAAAAATCGTCTTTACACCATTACACGGAACATCAAATATTTCTGTACGCCGTGGTTTAAAAGAAGTTGGATTTACAGATGTAACAGTTGTAAAAGAGCAAGAGTTACCAGATCCAAACTTCTCTACAGTAAAATCACCGAACCCAGAAGAGCACGCAGCGTTTGAGTATGCAATTCGTGACGGTGAAAAGGTAGGCGCAGATGTATTAATCGCAACTGATCCTGACGCAGATCGCCTTGGTGTAGCAGTTCGTAATCATAATGGTGAGTTCCAAGTATTAACAGGTAACCAAACAGGTGCTTTAATGCTTGATTACTTACTATCTCAAAAGAAAGAAAACGGAACGCTTCCAGAGAACGGTGTCGTATTAAAAACAATCGTAACGTCTGAAATTGGCCGTACAATTGCAAAAGCATACGGTTTAGATACAGTTGATACGTTAACTGGATTTAAATTTATCGGTGAGAAAATTAGACAGTATGAAGAAAGCGGACAATACGAATTCCAATTCGGTTATGAGGAAAGCTATGGTTATTTAATCCGTCCATTCTGCCGTGATAAAGATGCAGTACAATCTGTCCTATTTGCATGTGAAGTAGCTGCATACTACAAATCACAAGGGAAAACGTTATATGATGGTCTATTAGAAGTATTTGAGAAGTATGGTTTCTTCCGTGAAGACCTTGTATCGTTAACGTTAAAAGGAAAAGATGGAGCGGAACAAATCCAAGAGATGATGGCGACGTTCCGTGAGAATCCTCCGAAAGAAGTAGCGGGCTTAACAGTCGTAGCAGTGGAGGACTATAAAGCAAGTATCGTTACATCTTTACAAGATGGACATAAAGAAGAGATTCACTTACCGAAATCAAATGTGTTAAAATATCAATTAGAAGATGGTTCATGGTTCTGCCTACGTCCATCTGGAACTGAACCGAAGATTAAGTTCTACTTCGGTGTACAAGATAGTTCTTTACAAAATAGTGAACAAAAGTTACTTACTATTAAAGAAGACATTATGAATCGTTTATAA
- the galU gene encoding UTP--glucose-1-phosphate uridylyltransferase GalU, with product MKKVRKAIIPAAGLGTRFLPATKAMPKEMLPIVDKPTIQYIVEEAVKSGIEDIIIVTGKTKRSIEDHFDNAFELEQNLLEKKKYELLEKVQASSKMVDIHYIRQKEPKGLGHAVWCARKFIGDEPFAVLLGDDIVQAEKPCLRQLMDEYEKTLSSVIGVQTVPETETHRYGIIDPLEQEGRRYQVRNFVEKPAQGTAPSNLAIMGRYILTPEIFMFLEQQHVGAGGEIQLTDAIQSLNEIQRVFAYDFEGKRYDVGEKLGFVQTTIEMALQHPELRDDMVAMMKKILEEQSNQES from the coding sequence ATGAAAAAAGTAAGAAAAGCGATAATCCCAGCAGCTGGATTAGGAACACGTTTTTTACCAGCAACGAAAGCAATGCCGAAAGAAATGTTACCAATAGTAGATAAACCAACGATCCAGTACATTGTAGAAGAAGCAGTGAAATCGGGCATCGAAGATATTATTATCGTTACTGGTAAAACGAAGCGTTCTATCGAAGATCATTTCGATAACGCATTTGAACTAGAGCAAAACTTATTAGAGAAGAAAAAATATGAGTTGCTTGAAAAAGTACAAGCTTCTTCAAAAATGGTAGATATTCATTATATCCGTCAAAAAGAGCCGAAGGGGCTAGGGCATGCTGTTTGGTGCGCACGTAAATTCATTGGTGATGAGCCGTTTGCAGTGTTACTAGGTGATGATATTGTCCAAGCTGAGAAACCATGTTTACGTCAATTAATGGATGAGTATGAAAAAACACTTTCTTCTGTTATTGGTGTACAAACTGTTCCAGAAACAGAAACACACCGTTACGGAATTATCGATCCATTAGAACAAGAAGGTCGTCGTTACCAAGTTCGCAATTTCGTTGAGAAACCAGCACAAGGTACAGCACCTTCAAACTTAGCGATTATGGGCCGTTACATTTTAACGCCTGAAATCTTTATGTTCTTAGAACAGCAACATGTCGGTGCTGGCGGTGAAATTCAGTTAACAGATGCAATCCAAAGCTTAAATGAAATTCAACGTGTATTTGCTTACGATTTCGAAGGAAAGCGCTACGACGTAGGTGAAAAGCTAGGATTTGTTCAAACGACAATTGAAATGGCCCTGCAACACCCAGAATTACGTGATGACATGGTTGCAATGATGAAGAAAATTTTAGAAGAACAATCGAATCAAGAGTCTTAA